One Actinospica robiniae DSM 44927 genomic region harbors:
- a CDS encoding SDR family NAD(P)-dependent oxidoreductase: MKSIELDRSGPDTDGVAAAIVAELLAGDAEPDVVLRIGGARAVWTMCPAPDIEASGDVLGPESVVVITGGARGVTAACARALARAFRPRIALIGRTPLVDDPPELREAATETDIRSALVTQAVRAGDRPRPAAIETELRRVLAVREIRATLADIEAAGSSVRYLRADVGDIESLRGALEEVRAEWGPITGIVHGAGVLADRLVVDKTDEQFDRVLRAKAQGLENLLELVDGADKPALVCVFSSVAVSAGNSGQCDYAAANEIAERLAEQWRLRHPACLVKAIAWGPWSGGMVSQELAEVFAERNVPLIPLAAGAEAFVAELGDAREVRCLITAGDGFGAPPSRGGEVAVSEVAQVWLADHRIGDRAVVPLAVVCDWMLRLVDEPGPGTLRDVDVRRGITAPAVVTIRREGTEFTVDTADRPACYRGRFGGADENPFGDWSEAQLALPALEDGAIEDIYDGETLFQGTSLRTLAEVHGLGPAGAAGSVVGATDMGWPEEPWRMDPAALDGAIQLAVLWAKSQIGAATLPMSLRAGRFHASGPLSGPLRCLVRAVRVGAQNAVCDVRLARPAGGPSVAELCGLELVARPRPA, encoded by the coding sequence GTGAAGTCCATCGAGCTCGATCGTTCCGGCCCTGATACAGATGGCGTCGCTGCCGCCATCGTCGCCGAACTGCTGGCCGGTGACGCCGAACCGGACGTGGTCCTGAGGATCGGAGGTGCCCGGGCCGTCTGGACCATGTGCCCAGCGCCCGACATCGAGGCGTCCGGCGACGTGCTCGGTCCGGAATCCGTGGTCGTCATCACCGGCGGCGCGCGCGGCGTCACTGCGGCCTGCGCTCGCGCTCTGGCTCGCGCGTTCCGGCCGCGAATCGCCCTGATCGGGCGTACACCGCTGGTCGACGATCCTCCCGAACTGCGCGAGGCGGCGACGGAGACGGACATCCGCTCGGCCCTCGTCACGCAGGCGGTGCGCGCTGGGGATCGTCCACGTCCCGCCGCCATCGAAACGGAGCTTCGGCGCGTGCTCGCCGTGCGCGAGATCCGCGCGACACTAGCCGACATCGAGGCGGCCGGCTCGTCTGTGCGCTACCTGCGCGCTGACGTCGGCGATATCGAGTCGCTGCGCGGCGCGCTGGAGGAAGTGCGTGCCGAGTGGGGGCCGATCACGGGAATCGTGCACGGCGCAGGCGTGCTGGCGGACCGGCTCGTCGTCGACAAGACGGACGAGCAGTTCGACCGGGTGCTGCGGGCCAAGGCGCAGGGCCTTGAGAACCTGCTCGAACTCGTCGATGGGGCCGATAAGCCTGCGCTGGTTTGCGTCTTCTCGTCAGTGGCGGTCTCGGCGGGCAACTCCGGGCAGTGCGACTACGCGGCCGCCAATGAGATCGCTGAGCGACTGGCGGAACAGTGGCGGCTGCGCCACCCGGCGTGCCTGGTCAAGGCGATCGCGTGGGGTCCGTGGAGTGGCGGCATGGTGAGCCAGGAGCTGGCCGAGGTGTTCGCCGAGCGGAATGTGCCGCTGATCCCGCTCGCGGCCGGTGCGGAGGCGTTCGTCGCAGAACTCGGCGACGCGCGGGAAGTGCGCTGCCTGATCACGGCCGGGGACGGGTTTGGCGCACCACCATCTCGGGGCGGTGAGGTCGCGGTCAGCGAGGTCGCGCAGGTCTGGCTTGCGGATCACCGAATCGGCGATCGCGCGGTCGTGCCGCTCGCAGTGGTCTGCGACTGGATGCTGCGCCTTGTCGACGAGCCGGGGCCCGGCACCCTCCGCGACGTCGACGTGCGACGCGGCATCACGGCTCCAGCCGTTGTCACCATCCGTCGCGAAGGTACCGAGTTCACCGTGGATACGGCTGACCGGCCCGCCTGCTACCGGGGTCGGTTTGGTGGAGCAGATGAGAATCCCTTCGGGGATTGGTCGGAGGCGCAACTGGCGTTGCCGGCGCTCGAAGACGGCGCGATCGAAGACATCTACGACGGCGAGACGCTGTTCCAGGGTACGAGTCTTCGAACCCTTGCTGAGGTGCACGGCCTCGGCCCGGCCGGGGCTGCCGGCTCGGTTGTCGGTGCCACGGACATGGGGTGGCCGGAAGAACCCTGGCGGATGGATCCGGCGGCGCTCGACGGAGCGATCCAACTCGCGGTGCTTTGGGCGAAGTCGCAGATAGGCGCTGCGACGCTGCCGATGTCGCTCCGCGCCGGGCGCTTCCACGCCTCCGGGCCGTTGTCGGGGCCACTGCGCTGCCTCGTGCGAGCCGTGCGTGTCGGCGCGCAGAACGCGGTCTGCGACGTGCGGCTCGCTCGCCCCGCCGGCGGTCCCTCCGTAGCAGAACTCTGCGGTCTCGAACTGGTCGCGCGTCCGCGTCCGGCCTGA
- a CDS encoding type I polyketide synthase, with translation MPIAIVGRGCVLPGAESPSALWDLVASGGCALTHLADGRWRMPLDAVVPRHAPHDIGGYVASPGDAEQWTLEAATQALDEAGPDRPEPGRSGLALGWLTLPGEAGVPGASPASNCAQALGFGAGSIALDAACASSLYALKIACDRLHDGAADLMLAGGVSAADPLLIQAGFTALSALSPTGRSRPLHRDADGLVPAEGAALVALMRLADAQARGIPVLGIVRGVGLSNDGRSEGGLLVPSEAGQKRAMYAAYAAAGVAPESVTLLECHATGTARGDAAEVRSSAYVFSEASDLVIGAVKANIGHAMTAAGAVGILKVLGAIEHGIRPAMAGRQDERINDLQGSRLRSPERNEPWNGVRRAAVSAFGFGGNNAHVIIDAPELAPIPAPRRRCEPREVAVVAKQTASGLGEPATFELEGLRIPPSDLKAALARHVLIFETARAAAQGIDLLAERTQVLVTTGCDPAIRRYTEGLRRPDATVMTSAQVVGFLTNMTANRISSQLGLSGASFATDADVLALAARAISTGEADAALVGSVDDAAAVLVLKRLDHARRDGDPILAVLHEPSIWHVFSGEDRAGVLAALDNGQESRGGPARLVIVAADGQLPERARQARRWLLGQAPKPRWAAYRDEPLPGRIAAVYPGGAAAYVGMGAQLGLVFPEHVADLVRRCPQIVDVAGWVNEGGQRPSDTISCVWGAAYFAHLHTAITRDVLGIGFEAALGYSSGESTALTALGAWQDLDGLVRDLRASPLFTRDLAGSYDAVPGRAWKTYLVTLPAEALTEAARGEAGVYLMAVNSPGSCTFGGDPSACERVSARLGAGHVFPLDYDLAIHAPVVEAVRDQWYRLHLRPTTPVPGISFYGCAAASMYELDDAGAATANTAQAVGTLDFRGTVENAWADGVRIFIEHGPSGGCTEWIAQTLGDREFLAVSLDGPGTSDIDNLGNAVAALIAAGVDVDDARLETRLREARTQKAIEPVRGLNPLHEHHELVTGRHRDFIRLLIERHAGFLAQREKISALLSPTVLFDRADLEYLAVGAVSKLFGPTFAAQDGYARQTRMPAPPMLLADRVLRIDAVPASIGAGTIQTQTDVRADSWYLDPCGRMPAGLLVEAGQADLLLISWLGADLLNRGERVYRLLGCEITYHASPPHPGETLTFDISIDDHAEHGGVRLFLFHYDCHVDGDPRLSVRNGQAGFFTDAELRETRGVVWDRPALPEPTALRRFDREQIRAFAEGRLGDEVGAHVRTPRPAGPEFLLFDEVEAFDVDGAYVRATLAIRPDSWFFEGHFVGDPCMPGTLMLDGAFQLMAFHLSASGCTAGRDGWRFEPVPEHTCRISCRAQVIPESKTLTYELFVKGFEQGEQNYPTLVADVLCSVDGVKAFLAEGLAVRLVPDWPLDQWRWLGGLADHVEPKPAVFGLESLLACAWGRPSEMMGSVLAPMDDGRRVARLPGPPYHFMSRIVELGAGTLVAEYDVPAAAWFWDEGGGTTMPLCVLLEVALQPCGWLALYTGDIPNAPSELLFRNLGGQGTFGDVRRDTRVLRTEIRLLEISKTGAMIIDAFDVRVWADERLVADLRSDFGFFPPAAFADQPGLPGPIWGDTQAPAIAVRENLGPMLSLIDRITGYWPNERRIRAEKDIAPEDWYFRSHFFQDPVQPGSLGIEAMLQLLQCFMMHSGLAAPDAVFEPSLAPQTVTWKYRGQVVPHDRVTVIEVEVTQARPGYAVADAWLSVGGRTIYHATGLGLRADASGAFDELLDPAIEPWVADHRPTWTLPALPMMSVVDRLAAAAGHSIAGLRDIRLTRWIMLDKPVQLRGRASAGIVELEHDGEVVASAVIADVVQPPDRPARLADPVPTELPYPRGAVFHGSAFHYLTALTVGSNGASGTLDAARGSVPRGRLHQGLLDATLHAIPHDELWRWSDRIRPGHVGYPYRLPRMDFFGDLPSTGELRVEARFAGFDADLEILPTFDVQVFDGERLLLAYRLVEVLVPLGPLAGLGSRERAAFLRDREYVPGAGLSTCEDGVTRLRLEDVEALEWFPGTVAALYNLPSGTDRLAEVAVRDHIARLAEVHPSGLLVTMTVDLATVTAVGRPGEVYRVVLVRTEGAIEVREAVTSAASSR, from the coding sequence GTGCCCATCGCGATCGTCGGTCGCGGCTGCGTTCTGCCCGGTGCCGAGAGCCCGTCGGCGCTTTGGGATCTCGTCGCGTCCGGCGGGTGCGCGCTGACGCATCTGGCCGACGGCCGGTGGCGCATGCCGCTCGACGCCGTGGTGCCGCGACACGCGCCGCACGACATCGGCGGATACGTGGCCTCTCCCGGAGACGCGGAGCAGTGGACTCTCGAAGCTGCCACGCAGGCACTGGACGAGGCGGGTCCTGATCGGCCCGAGCCGGGCAGATCAGGCCTCGCACTCGGGTGGCTCACGCTGCCCGGAGAGGCCGGCGTTCCCGGTGCATCACCGGCGAGCAACTGCGCGCAGGCACTCGGTTTCGGCGCGGGCTCGATTGCTCTCGACGCTGCCTGCGCCTCGTCGCTCTACGCGCTGAAGATCGCCTGCGACCGCTTGCACGACGGCGCGGCGGACCTGATGCTGGCGGGCGGAGTGAGCGCCGCCGACCCGCTGCTCATCCAAGCCGGGTTCACCGCGCTCTCCGCCCTCAGCCCCACCGGCCGGTCACGTCCGCTGCATCGTGATGCGGACGGCCTCGTCCCGGCTGAAGGAGCCGCACTCGTTGCGTTGATGCGCCTGGCCGACGCCCAGGCGCGTGGCATTCCGGTCCTCGGCATCGTCCGAGGCGTCGGTCTGAGCAACGACGGCCGGTCCGAGGGCGGCCTGCTCGTGCCCTCCGAGGCGGGCCAGAAGCGCGCGATGTATGCCGCGTACGCGGCTGCCGGTGTGGCGCCGGAGAGCGTCACGCTGCTCGAGTGCCACGCCACGGGCACGGCCAGGGGCGACGCTGCCGAAGTCCGCTCGTCCGCGTACGTCTTCTCAGAAGCATCAGACCTCGTCATCGGGGCGGTGAAGGCGAACATCGGTCATGCCATGACAGCGGCCGGGGCCGTTGGAATCCTGAAGGTGCTCGGCGCGATCGAGCACGGCATCCGGCCTGCGATGGCAGGCCGGCAGGACGAGCGGATCAATGACCTGCAGGGCTCTCGGCTGCGCTCGCCGGAACGCAACGAGCCGTGGAACGGCGTCCGGCGTGCGGCCGTGAGCGCGTTCGGCTTCGGCGGCAACAACGCGCACGTCATCATCGACGCGCCCGAACTGGCCCCCATTCCGGCACCACGGCGGCGGTGCGAGCCGCGCGAGGTCGCCGTCGTCGCGAAGCAGACGGCATCAGGGCTCGGCGAACCTGCCACCTTCGAGCTCGAAGGCCTCCGCATTCCGCCGTCAGATCTCAAGGCCGCGCTCGCCCGCCACGTCCTCATCTTCGAGACTGCTCGTGCGGCCGCACAGGGGATCGATCTTCTAGCGGAGCGCACGCAGGTCCTCGTCACAACAGGCTGCGATCCAGCGATCCGACGCTACACCGAGGGCCTGCGTCGGCCGGATGCGACCGTGATGACCAGCGCGCAGGTCGTCGGGTTTCTGACGAACATGACGGCCAATCGGATCAGCTCGCAGCTTGGTCTGTCCGGCGCGAGCTTCGCCACCGACGCCGACGTGCTCGCGCTGGCCGCACGCGCGATCTCCACCGGCGAGGCCGACGCGGCACTGGTGGGCAGCGTCGACGACGCGGCTGCCGTGCTGGTGCTCAAGCGCCTCGATCACGCGCGCCGCGACGGCGATCCGATCCTGGCCGTCCTCCATGAACCGTCGATCTGGCACGTGTTCTCGGGCGAGGATCGGGCCGGAGTGCTCGCAGCACTCGACAACGGACAGGAGTCGCGCGGCGGCCCGGCCCGGCTCGTCATCGTCGCCGCGGACGGACAACTGCCGGAGCGCGCGCGGCAGGCACGACGCTGGCTGCTCGGCCAGGCACCGAAGCCGCGCTGGGCGGCGTACCGGGACGAGCCTCTGCCGGGCCGGATCGCGGCCGTCTATCCCGGTGGTGCCGCGGCATACGTCGGCATGGGTGCGCAGCTCGGGCTCGTCTTCCCGGAGCACGTCGCAGACCTCGTACGTCGCTGCCCGCAGATCGTCGACGTGGCCGGCTGGGTGAACGAAGGGGGGCAGCGGCCGAGCGACACCATCAGCTGCGTCTGGGGCGCGGCATACTTCGCCCACCTTCACACGGCGATCACCCGTGATGTCCTCGGCATCGGGTTTGAAGCGGCGCTCGGCTACTCCTCCGGCGAGAGCACCGCGCTGACCGCTCTCGGCGCGTGGCAAGATCTTGACGGACTCGTCAGGGACCTGCGAGCCTCGCCGCTCTTCACGCGTGATCTCGCCGGCTCGTACGACGCGGTACCCGGCCGAGCTTGGAAGACCTATCTCGTGACGCTGCCCGCGGAGGCCCTGACCGAGGCCGCGCGCGGCGAGGCCGGCGTCTACTTGATGGCCGTCAACTCTCCGGGCTCCTGCACTTTCGGTGGTGATCCCTCTGCCTGCGAAAGAGTTTCTGCTCGCCTCGGCGCGGGCCATGTCTTCCCCCTCGACTACGACCTCGCCATCCATGCCCCCGTGGTGGAGGCAGTGCGCGACCAGTGGTACCGGCTTCACCTGCGTCCGACCACTCCCGTGCCCGGCATCAGCTTCTACGGCTGTGCTGCGGCCAGCATGTACGAGCTCGATGACGCCGGCGCTGCGACAGCGAATACGGCGCAGGCCGTCGGCACGCTCGACTTCCGCGGCACCGTCGAGAATGCATGGGCGGATGGCGTCCGGATCTTCATCGAGCACGGGCCGTCCGGAGGCTGCACGGAGTGGATCGCCCAGACGCTCGGCGACCGGGAGTTCCTGGCCGTGTCGCTGGACGGCCCCGGTACGTCAGACATCGACAACCTCGGCAACGCCGTCGCCGCGCTGATCGCGGCCGGCGTCGACGTGGATGACGCTCGGCTCGAGACCCGACTGCGAGAGGCGAGAACGCAGAAGGCCATCGAACCCGTACGCGGCCTCAACCCGCTGCACGAGCACCACGAGCTGGTCACCGGCCGACATCGCGACTTCATCCGCCTCCTGATCGAGCGCCATGCCGGCTTCCTCGCCCAACGCGAGAAGATCAGCGCCCTGCTGAGTCCGACAGTGCTCTTCGATCGAGCCGATCTGGAGTACCTCGCCGTGGGAGCCGTCTCGAAGCTCTTCGGGCCCACCTTCGCAGCTCAGGACGGGTACGCGCGGCAGACCCGGATGCCCGCGCCGCCGATGCTGCTGGCCGACCGCGTACTGCGTATCGACGCCGTGCCCGCGTCGATAGGGGCTGGCACGATCCAGACCCAGACCGACGTGCGGGCGGACAGTTGGTACCTCGATCCGTGTGGCCGCATGCCCGCCGGGCTGCTGGTCGAGGCCGGGCAGGCAGACCTGCTCCTGATCAGCTGGCTCGGCGCGGATCTGCTCAACCGAGGCGAACGCGTCTACCGGCTGCTCGGCTGTGAGATCACCTACCACGCAAGCCCGCCGCACCCCGGCGAAACGCTGACGTTCGACATCTCCATCGACGACCACGCCGAGCACGGCGGCGTACGGCTGTTCCTCTTCCACTACGACTGCCACGTGGACGGCGACCCGCGGCTGAGCGTGCGCAACGGCCAGGCCGGCTTCTTCACCGACGCCGAACTGCGAGAGACACGCGGTGTGGTCTGGGACCGCCCGGCCCTCCCGGAGCCCACCGCGCTGCGCCGCTTCGACCGCGAGCAGATCCGCGCGTTCGCGGAGGGCCGCTTGGGCGACGAGGTTGGCGCGCACGTGCGGACGCCGCGTCCGGCCGGGCCGGAGTTCCTGCTCTTCGACGAAGTCGAAGCCTTCGACGTGGACGGCGCATACGTGCGCGCAACGCTTGCCATCCGCCCGGACAGCTGGTTCTTCGAGGGCCACTTCGTCGGTGATCCGTGCATGCCGGGCACGCTCATGCTGGACGGCGCCTTCCAGCTGATGGCCTTCCACCTCAGCGCTTCCGGCTGCACGGCCGGTCGCGACGGCTGGCGCTTCGAACCCGTCCCCGAGCACACGTGCCGGATCTCCTGCCGTGCTCAGGTGATTCCAGAAAGCAAGACTCTGACGTATGAACTCTTCGTCAAGGGCTTCGAACAGGGTGAGCAGAATTACCCGACCCTCGTCGCCGACGTGCTGTGCTCGGTCGACGGGGTCAAAGCCTTCCTCGCCGAAGGACTGGCCGTGCGCCTCGTGCCGGACTGGCCGCTCGACCAATGGCGCTGGCTGGGGGGCTTGGCCGACCACGTCGAGCCCAAGCCGGCCGTCTTCGGCCTCGAGTCCCTGCTCGCCTGCGCGTGGGGACGGCCGAGCGAGATGATGGGGTCTGTCCTGGCGCCGATGGATGACGGGCGCCGCGTCGCGCGACTGCCCGGGCCGCCGTACCACTTCATGAGCCGGATCGTGGAACTCGGCGCAGGCACGCTCGTCGCAGAGTACGACGTCCCTGCGGCCGCATGGTTCTGGGACGAGGGCGGCGGCACGACCATGCCGCTGTGCGTGCTGCTCGAAGTGGCCCTTCAGCCCTGCGGCTGGCTGGCGCTGTACACCGGCGACATCCCGAACGCCCCGTCCGAGCTGCTGTTCCGCAACCTCGGCGGGCAGGGCACCTTCGGCGACGTCCGCCGGGACACGCGGGTGCTGCGCACCGAGATCCGGCTGCTCGAGATCTCGAAGACAGGAGCCATGATCATCGACGCGTTCGACGTTCGCGTCTGGGCGGACGAGCGTCTCGTGGCCGACCTGCGCAGCGACTTCGGCTTCTTCCCGCCGGCGGCGTTCGCCGACCAGCCTGGTCTGCCCGGGCCGATCTGGGGCGATACGCAGGCCCCTGCGATCGCCGTCCGCGAGAACCTCGGGCCCATGCTCTCGCTGATCGACCGGATCACCGGGTACTGGCCGAACGAGCGCAGGATCCGCGCCGAGAAGGACATCGCGCCCGAGGACTGGTACTTCCGCTCGCACTTCTTCCAGGATCCGGTGCAGCCGGGTTCGCTCGGCATCGAGGCGATGCTGCAGCTCCTCCAATGCTTCATGATGCACAGTGGCCTCGCCGCGCCGGATGCCGTCTTCGAGCCCTCCCTCGCGCCGCAGACGGTGACGTGGAAGTACCGCGGCCAGGTCGTGCCGCACGATCGGGTCACCGTCATCGAGGTCGAAGTCACGCAGGCCCGGCCGGGCTACGCGGTGGCCGACGCGTGGCTGTCGGTCGGCGGCCGGACCATCTACCACGCCACCGGGCTGGGTTTGCGCGCCGACGCGTCGGGCGCCTTCGATGAACTACTCGACCCGGCCATCGAGCCCTGGGTCGCGGACCACCGGCCCACCTGGACGTTGCCGGCGCTGCCGATGATGAGCGTCGTCGACCGGCTCGCCGCGGCCGCGGGCCATTCGATCGCAGGGTTGCGCGATATCCGCCTCACGCGCTGGATCATGCTCGACAAGCCGGTCCAGCTGCGAGGACGCGCGTCGGCGGGCATCGTCGAGCTCGAACACGACGGCGAGGTGGTCGCCTCCGCGGTCATCGCCGACGTCGTCCAGCCGCCCGACCGACCCGCCCGGCTCGCGGACCCCGTACCAACCGAACTGCCCTATCCGCGCGGAGCCGTCTTCCACGGCTCGGCCTTCCACTACCTCACTGCTCTCACGGTCGGCTCGAACGGCGCTTCAGGCACCCTGGACGCCGCGCGCGGCTCCGTCCCGCGCGGGCGGCTGCATCAGGGGTTGCTCGACGCGACTCTCCACGCGATCCCGCACGACGAGCTGTGGCGCTGGTCGGACCGCATCCGGCCGGGACACGTCGGATATCCGTACCGACTGCCGCGAATGGACTTCTTCGGCGACCTGCCCTCGACCGGCGAGTTGAGGGTGGAAGCCCGCTTCGCAGGCTTCGATGCCGATCTGGAGATCCTGCCGACCTTTGACGTCCAGGTGTTCGACGGCGAGCGACTGTTGCTCGCCTACCGCCTCGTCGAGGTGCTCGTGCCCCTCGGCCCGCTGGCCGGGCTCGGTTCCCGGGAACGCGCGGCGTTCCTTCGCGACCGGGAGTACGTGCCCGGCGCCGGCTTGTCCACGTGCGAAGACGGCGTGACGCGGCTGCGCCTCGAGGACGTCGAAGCCCTCGAATGGTTCCCCGGCACCGTCGCAGCTCTCTACAACCTCCCCTCCGGCACCGACCGGCTCGCCGAGGTGGCCGTGCGCGACCACATCGCCCGCCTCGCCGAAGTGCACCCGAGCGGGTTGCTCGTGACGATGACGGTAGACCTCGCCACGGTCACGGCCGTCGGCCGCCCGGGCGAGGTCTACCGCGTCGTGCTCGTGCGCACGGAAGGTGCGATCGAGGTGCGCGAGGCCGTCACTTCCGCCGCGTCATCGAGATGA
- a CDS encoding peroxidase family protein yields the protein MRARSIATDGANNRLRFLALTNGGPIWDAVQMVPPLRHWLNAALIDHAVREMPARPEPLSTMAPYTSWHSLTDRSYNGRHLPPSRVDPDRLPSAEEAAELFRRGPDMIPCRRSTVLFAYFAQWFTDGFLRGDTGTPRDPRRNTSNHQIDLNQLYGVDERTAGILRAHEGGRLKSQQLNGGEFPPYLCDENGQKKPEFAELAVVRFEQMPLQWRTRLFALGGDRSNLQVGFTMLTVLFLREHNRLAGELAREYPDWDDERLFQTARNILTLMVCRIVLEEYINHITPYHFHFTLDPSLSTRLARAPWHRENWASFEFSLVYRWHSLIPPTLKAGSTELSLAETMVNGPLLAEYGLGQLMEDASRQTAGRIGLFNTEPELLYVDVDSVNDSRALQIASYNDYRRHLKFPPVRSFNQISDDPKVRDGLRARYHSVDDIDLYVGIFAEQPGSPDTILGPLLTKIIAIDAFSQALTNPLLAPRVLNMKTFTPLGLLTVQRTRTLSDILHRNSPEDPRPRFISMTRRK from the coding sequence ATGAGGGCTCGATCGATCGCCACCGACGGAGCGAACAACCGGCTGCGCTTCCTCGCGCTCACCAACGGCGGCCCGATCTGGGACGCCGTGCAGATGGTCCCGCCGCTGCGGCACTGGCTCAACGCGGCGCTGATCGACCACGCCGTGCGGGAGATGCCCGCGCGGCCCGAGCCGCTCTCCACGATGGCCCCGTACACGTCGTGGCACTCGCTGACCGACCGCAGCTACAACGGCCGGCACCTGCCCCCGAGCCGGGTGGACCCGGACCGGCTGCCCTCGGCCGAGGAGGCGGCGGAGCTGTTCCGCCGCGGCCCCGACATGATCCCGTGCCGGCGATCCACCGTGCTGTTCGCCTACTTCGCCCAGTGGTTCACCGACGGGTTCCTGCGCGGGGACACCGGCACGCCGCGCGACCCGCGCCGCAACACCTCCAACCACCAGATCGACCTCAACCAGCTCTACGGCGTGGACGAGCGGACCGCCGGCATCCTGCGCGCGCACGAGGGCGGCCGGCTCAAGAGCCAGCAGCTCAACGGCGGCGAGTTCCCGCCGTACCTGTGCGACGAGAACGGACAGAAGAAGCCCGAGTTCGCCGAGCTCGCCGTGGTGCGGTTCGAGCAGATGCCGCTGCAGTGGCGCACGCGGCTGTTCGCGCTCGGCGGGGACCGATCGAACCTGCAGGTGGGGTTCACGATGCTGACGGTGCTGTTCCTGCGCGAGCACAACCGGCTGGCCGGGGAGCTGGCCCGGGAGTACCCGGACTGGGACGACGAGCGGCTGTTCCAGACCGCTCGCAACATCCTGACGCTGATGGTGTGCCGGATCGTGCTCGAGGAGTACATCAACCACATCACGCCGTACCACTTCCACTTCACCCTCGACCCCTCGCTCAGCACCCGGCTGGCCCGGGCGCCGTGGCACCGGGAGAACTGGGCGTCGTTCGAGTTCAGCCTGGTCTACCGCTGGCACAGCCTGATCCCGCCGACACTGAAGGCGGGGAGCACCGAGTTGTCCCTGGCCGAGACCATGGTCAACGGCCCGCTGCTGGCCGAGTACGGGCTCGGCCAGCTGATGGAGGACGCCTCGCGGCAGACGGCCGGCCGGATCGGGCTGTTCAACACCGAGCCGGAACTGCTGTATGTGGACGTCGACAGCGTCAACGACTCCCGGGCGCTGCAGATCGCCTCGTACAACGACTACCGCAGGCACCTGAAGTTCCCACCGGTCCGAAGTTTCAATCAGATCTCTGACGACCCGAAGGTGCGCGACGGCCTGCGGGCCCGCTATCACAGCGTCGACGACATCGATCTGTACGTCGGCATCTTCGCCGAACAGCCCGGCTCGCCGGACACCATCCTCGGCCCGCTGCTGACGAAGATCATCGCGATCGACGCGTTCTCCCAGGCGCTGACCAACCCGCTGCTCGCGCCGCGGGTGCTCAACATGAAGACCTTCACCCCGCTCGGCCTGCTGACCGTGCAGCGGACCAGGACGCTCTCGGACATCCTGCACCGCAACTCGCCGGAGGACCCGCGTCCGCGGTTCATCTCGATGACGCGGCGGAAGTGA
- a CDS encoding cytochrome P450, giving the protein MSEYLTKYQRVASHDPMKAAAMVAGWIRGDWRGLFAELRADCPIFVTPAYTLVTKFADVHEVLGREKVFTVRPTSPQLDAALGSGFMLSRDATALNWRERGLMQVMLDRRDVPVVRALAGRYADECLDAASSPLDVVGDLFQPVALRVCEDYFGYRGLESATLAHWVRDIIKDCYANPLADQALHAAAVASGAELMDYLRAELARRRALLPAGPGRRRAGPTESGPEAEGHDDVFGRLASAPIPAHGFDDERIAVNAAGLSLGFVESAPAAMALATRQLMLRPEQHAAATRAAREADAAEFDPYVWEALRLDTFFRLMPPRLCEHDYLLAAGTSHATVVTAGSVVLCALASAMNDEEAVPEPEQFRLNRPQYHHLHFGTGHHHDCLGVHLAQVIIPEAVRRLLRRGAAPIPDEDIVFDAIFPDRYRLQLG; this is encoded by the coding sequence GTGAGCGAATACCTGACGAAGTACCAGCGCGTCGCTTCACACGATCCGATGAAGGCGGCCGCGATGGTGGCGGGCTGGATCCGCGGCGACTGGCGCGGCCTGTTCGCCGAGCTCCGGGCCGACTGCCCGATCTTCGTCACCCCCGCCTACACGCTCGTCACCAAGTTCGCCGACGTCCACGAGGTGCTCGGACGCGAGAAGGTCTTCACCGTCCGGCCGACCAGCCCGCAGCTCGACGCGGCGCTGGGCAGCGGTTTCATGCTCTCCCGGGACGCGACGGCGCTCAACTGGCGTGAGCGTGGCCTGATGCAGGTGATGCTCGACCGGCGCGACGTCCCGGTCGTGCGGGCCCTGGCCGGCCGTTACGCGGACGAGTGCCTGGACGCCGCATCGTCGCCGCTCGACGTCGTCGGCGACCTGTTCCAGCCGGTGGCGCTGCGCGTATGCGAGGACTACTTCGGCTATCGCGGCCTGGAGTCGGCGACCCTGGCCCACTGGGTGCGCGACATCATCAAGGACTGCTACGCGAATCCGCTGGCCGACCAGGCGTTGCACGCCGCTGCGGTGGCGTCCGGCGCGGAGCTGATGGACTACCTGCGGGCGGAGCTGGCCCGGCGTCGCGCGCTGCTGCCTGCCGGTCCCGGCCGCCGGCGCGCGGGGCCGACGGAAAGCGGCCCGGAGGCCGAAGGCCACGACGACGTCTTCGGCCGCCTCGCCAGCGCGCCGATACCCGCTCACGGCTTCGACGACGAGCGGATCGCCGTGAACGCGGCCGGCCTCTCCCTCGGCTTCGTCGAAAGCGCCCCGGCCGCCATGGCGCTGGCGACCCGACAGCTGATGCTGCGGCCCGAACAGCACGCGGCCGCGACCAGGGCGGCTCGTGAGGCGGACGCGGCGGAGTTCGACCCGTACGTCTGGGAGGCGCTGCGTCTGGACACCTTCTTCCGGCTCATGCCCCCGCGGCTGTGCGAACACGATTACCTACTGGCTGCGGGAACCTCCCACGCGACCGTCGTCACGGCGGGTAGCGTGGTGTTGTGCGCGCTCGCCTCCGCGATGAACGACGAGGAGGCGGTGCCCGAACCAGAGCAGTTCCGGCTCAACCGCCCGCAGTACCACCACCTGCACTTCGGCACCGGCCACCACCATGACTGCCTCGGCGTGCACCTCGCCCAGGTGATCATCCCGGAGGCGGTGCGCCGGCTGCTGCGGCGCGGCGCGGCGCCGATCCCGGACGAGGACATCGTCTTCGACGCCATCTTCCCCGACCGTTACCGGCTGCAGCTTGGGTAG